From the genome of Campylobacter sp. MIT 99-7217, one region includes:
- the carB gene encoding carbamoyl-phosphate synthase large subunit — MPKREDIKSILLIGSGPIVIGQACEFDYSGTQAAKTLKELGYRVVLINSNPATIMTDPEFADATYIEPITKESILSIIKKEKIDAILPTMGGQVALNVAMAVYESGELNGVQFLGAKPEAIKKGEDRQVFKECMKKIGMDLPKSMYAYDYEQALKAAQEIGFPLMIRASYTLGGAGSGVVYNLDEFKELASSALSLSPIHEILIEESLLGWKEYEMEVIRDKNDNCIIVCSIENVDPMGVHTGDSITVAPALTLTDKEYQVMRNASFAILREIGVDTGGSNVQFAINPKNGRMIVIEMNPRVSRSSALASKATGYPIAKVATLLAVGFSLDEIKNDITGTPASFEPVIDYIITKIPRFTFEKFPGASEFLGTAMKSVGEVMAIGTSFKESLQKALCSLERGLSGFDRIKFNDKKELISKIRNPNEKRLLYIGEAFRQGFSVAELYELCKIDPWFLNEIKEIIDFEKLIDMDILNDKTLLRKAKAMGYSDKMIATLVNLKDNLELSQNDIYYARIRLKINPSYNEVDTCAGEFETATAYLYSSTNLSEIALKENAKEGAKKEKKVMIIGGGPNRIGQGIEFDYACVHASFALKDLGIKTIMYNCNPETVSTDYDISDILYFEPIDFEHLRAVIEKEKPDGIIVHFGGQTPLKFAKRLSAFGAKIIGTSARVIDLAEDRKKFASFIEKLGIKQPRNTTATSVEEAALRANELGYPVLMRPSYVLGGRAMRVVYDESELRAYMQEAVDVSDKSPVLIDEFLDNATELDVDAISDGKEVYVAGIMEHIEEAGIHSGDSACSLPALNIDEKMKALIAQKTREIALNLGVIGLLNIQFAIFNNELFMIEVNPRASRTVPFVSKASGIALAKVATRVMWQGNLREALSFYDIFGVVDFEKLEPKKQKFISVKEAVFPFAKLSGSDLELGPEMRSTGEVMGLSKDFANSFAKAQLSAFNDLPEKGAIFISLKERDKKYAKKLASEYSKLGFKLIATAGTCKVIQEAGFECEFVHKISEGRPNVEDKLKNAEINLVINTSDEHSFKEDTKKIRANIIRFKVPYFTNLRAAFAGAKSIKAIQEKSFLEVKSLQEWLG, encoded by the coding sequence ATGAAAGCGGTGAGCTTAATGGAGTGCAGTTTTTAGGGGCTAAGCCTGAGGCTATTAAAAAGGGCGAGGATAGGCAGGTCTTTAAAGAATGTATGAAAAAAATAGGCATGGATCTTCCAAAATCCATGTATGCTTATGATTATGAACAAGCCCTAAAGGCAGCCCAAGAAATAGGCTTTCCCTTGATGATAAGAGCTTCTTATACCTTGGGCGGGGCTGGAAGTGGGGTTGTTTATAATTTAGATGAGTTTAAAGAACTAGCTAGCTCAGCACTTAGCCTTTCTCCCATACATGAAATTTTGATTGAGGAAAGCTTGCTTGGCTGGAAAGAATATGAAATGGAAGTAATACGCGATAAAAATGATAATTGTATCATCGTTTGTTCCATTGAAAATGTAGATCCTATGGGCGTTCATACAGGAGATAGTATAACAGTTGCTCCGGCTCTTACTTTAACTGATAAAGAATATCAGGTGATGAGAAATGCTTCCTTTGCCATACTTAGAGAAATAGGCGTTGATACAGGGGGTTCAAATGTGCAATTTGCCATAAATCCAAAAAACGGCCGCATGATAGTCATAGAAATGAATCCTAGAGTTTCACGCTCCTCAGCTCTTGCAAGCAAGGCTACAGGCTATCCTATCGCTAAGGTGGCTACCCTTTTAGCAGTTGGCTTTAGTCTTGATGAGATTAAAAATGACATTACAGGCACGCCGGCTTCTTTTGAACCTGTGATTGATTATATCATCACTAAGATCCCTCGCTTTACCTTTGAGAAATTTCCGGGTGCTAGTGAGTTTTTGGGAACTGCTATGAAAAGTGTTGGCGAGGTCATGGCTATAGGAACTAGCTTTAAAGAAAGCTTACAAAAGGCACTTTGCTCACTTGAAAGAGGGCTTAGCGGCTTTGATAGGATTAAATTTAATGATAAAAAGGAGCTCATTTCAAAGATAAGAAATCCTAATGAAAAAAGGCTTTTATACATAGGAGAAGCTTTTAGGCAGGGCTTTAGCGTAGCTGAGCTTTATGAGCTTTGTAAGATCGATCCTTGGTTTTTAAATGAGATTAAAGAGATAATTGATTTTGAAAAATTAATTGACATGGATATCTTAAATGATAAGACCTTGCTTAGAAAGGCTAAGGCTATGGGCTATTCTGATAAGATGATAGCAACTTTAGTGAATTTAAAGGATAATTTAGAACTTAGCCAAAATGACATTTATTATGCAAGAATTAGGTTAAAAATAAATCCAAGCTATAATGAGGTAGATACTTGTGCAGGGGAATTTGAAACGGCTACTGCCTATCTTTACTCAAGCACAAATTTAAGCGAAATCGCCCTTAAAGAAAATGCCAAAGAAGGTGCTAAAAAAGAAAAAAAAGTAATGATCATAGGAGGAGGGCCTAACCGCATAGGTCAGGGCATTGAGTTTGATTATGCCTGTGTTCATGCTAGCTTTGCTTTGAAAGATCTTGGCATAAAGACCATAATGTATAACTGCAATCCTGAAACGGTCTCAACTGATTATGATATAAGCGACATTCTTTATTTTGAGCCTATTGATTTTGAGCATTTAAGAGCGGTTATTGAAAAAGAAAAGCCAGATGGCATTATAGTTCATTTTGGAGGGCAAACCCCGCTTAAATTTGCCAAGCGTTTAAGTGCTTTTGGGGCTAAGATTATAGGAACTAGTGCTAGGGTTATTGATCTGGCTGAGGATAGAAAGAAATTTGCAAGTTTTATTGAAAAACTAGGCATAAAACAGCCAAGAAACACCACAGCTACGAGCGTTGAAGAAGCAGCCTTAAGGGCAAATGAGCTAGGTTATCCTGTGCTTATGCGTCCAAGTTATGTTTTAGGAGGGCGGGCTATGCGCGTGGTTTATGATGAGAGCGAGCTTAGAGCCTATATGCAAGAAGCTGTTGATGTGAGTGATAAAAGCCCTGTTTTAATAGATGAGTTTTTAGATAATGCTACCGAGCTTGATGTTGATGCTATAAGTGATGGTAAGGAAGTTTATGTAGCTGGTATAATGGAGCATATCGAAGAAGCTGGTATTCATTCAGGTGATAGCGCTTGTTCTTTGCCAGCTCTTAATATAGATGAAAAAATGAAAGCCTTGATAGCTCAAAAAACAAGAGAGATCGCTTTAAATTTAGGCGTCATAGGACTTTTAAACATACAATTTGCCATTTTTAACAATGAGCTTTTTATGATAGAGGTAAATCCCAGAGCCTCACGCACAGTGCCCTTTGTAAGCAAGGCAAGTGGAATTGCCCTAGCAAAGGTAGCAACTAGGGTGATGTGGCAAGGAAATTTAAGGGAGGCTTTGAGCTTTTATGACATTTTTGGGGTGGTTGATTTTGAAAAGCTAGAGCCTAAAAAGCAAAAATTTATCAGTGTCAAAGAAGCGGTCTTTCCCTTTGCTAAGCTTAGTGGAAGCGATTTAGAACTAGGTCCTGAAATGCGTTCAACCGGAGAAGTAATGGGACTTAGCAAGGACTTTGCAAATTCCTTTGCCAAGGCTCAGCTTTCAGCTTTTAACGACCTACCTGAAAAGGGAGCTATTTTTATTTCTTTAAAAGAAAGGGATAAAAAATACGCCAAAAAGCTAGCAAGCGAGTACTCAAAGCTTGGCTTTAAGCTAATAGCTACGGCTGGAACTTGCAAGGTCATACAAGAAGCTGGTTTTGAGTGTGAATTTGTGCATAAAATTTCAGAAGGGCGTCCAAATGTGGAGGATAAGCTTAAAAATGCTGAGATAAATTTAGTCATCAACACAAGCGATGAGCATAGTTTTAAAGAAGATACCAAAAAAATAAGAGCAAATATCATTCGCTTTAAAGTGCCTTATTTTACTAATCTTAGAGCTGCCTTTGCAGGAGCAAAATCCATAAAAGCCATACAAGAAAAAAGCTTTTTGGAAGTAAAAAGCTTACAGGAGTGGCTTGGGTGA